In one Gossypium hirsutum isolate 1008001.06 chromosome D09, Gossypium_hirsutum_v2.1, whole genome shotgun sequence genomic region, the following are encoded:
- the LOC107891430 gene encoding zinc finger CCCH domain-containing protein 55 isoform X1 — translation MDLYDTTNVLFTKIKVLDPENASKVMGYILIQDLADRDLLRLAYGPDSLLHSLVLKAKAYLGLSSNTFSAPSLNPISRPNSSNSNNSQNPLPPSSPTLIPRNGFLEFSKKAPSWCPASSPKSSPFLSYESIRSGSLSVPQRSGDSNTDFIDETQMSDYFSFLNDSSSSKNEDFVGHRRSFSASDACFGTAEEAGGFGGFMGGYKPCLYFARGFCKNGDNCKFSHGLGGLTDNVDVNGAVVGSPSKMDFLYHQHEEIMRMRAAAAHQRLAAAQLMGGASSPLPYEKNMNVLLQHQTDAQRAAALMYGEETCKFSQGRAERNDYFAMGLEEKANSASKQIYLTFPADSTFKDEDVSNYFSMFGPVQDVRIPYQQKRMFGFVTFVHPETVKLILSRGNPHFICDSRVLVKPYKEKGKVSDKRQHLQQQFERGNFSPCSSPSGLDSRESYDLHVGTKMFYNAQEMMLRRELEEQADLQQAIELQRRRFMNLQLPDFKNDGIHHHHCSLSVGASVPSSDSMKQEVSEVGGDNTAVAVPLIMNAAELEEVKSACVQKARVGKSQESSSPKGCHESSVEHALPDSPFASPKKPTENNLPERPALVESNESSALCAAASSSENDPLPPITSTSKMASV, via the exons ATGGATCTTTACGACACGACCAACGTTTTGTTCACCAAAATCAAAGTTTTAGACCCTGAAAATGCTTCTAAAGTCATGGGTTACATCCTTATCCAGGACTTGGCTGACAGGGATTTGTTGCGTTTAGCCTATGGCCCTGACTCCCTTCTTCACTCCCTTGTGCTCAAGGCTAAAGCTTACTTAGGTCTTTCCTCAAACACTTTCTCTGCTCCTTCTCTGAACCCGATCTCCAGACCCAACAGCTCCAACTCCAACAATTCTCAAAACCCACTTCCTCCATCATCTCCTACCCTCATTCCCCGAAATGGCTTCTTAGAATTTTCAAAGAAAGCACCTTCTTGGTGTCCTGCTAGCAGCCCCAAGTCAAGTCCTTTTCTTTCTTATGAAAGTATCCGCTCAGGATCTCTCTCAGTTCCTCAAAGGTCTGGGGATAGCAACACTGATTTTATTGACGAGACTCAAATGAGTGATTACTTTTCTTTCTTGAACGATTCTTCCTCTTCTAAGAACGAGGACTTTGTTGGTCATAGAAGGAGCTTTTCTGCAAGTGATGCATGTTTTGGGACTGCTGAAGAAGCTGGTGGATTTGGTGGTTTTATGGGTGGTTATAAGCCTTGTCTTTATTTTGCTAGAGGGTTTTGTAAGAATGGTGATAATTGTAAGTTTTCACATGGTCTTGGTGGTTTAACTGATAATGTTGACGTTAATGGTGCTGTTGTTGGTTCACCTAGTAAAATGGACTTCCTTTATCATCAACATGAGGAAATTATGAGAATGAGGGCTGCTGCTGCTCATCAAAGACTGGCTGCTGCTCAGTTGATGGGTGGTGCTTCTTCTCCCTTGCCTTATGAAAAAAACATGAATGTTCTTCTGCAACACCAAACTGATGCTCAGAG AGCTGCTGCATTGATGTATGGTGAAGAAACTTGCAAGTTTTCCCAGGGCCGAGCTGAGAGGAATGATTATTTCGCAATGGGATTGGAAGAGAAGGCTAACTCAGCTTCTAAACAGATTTACCTTACTTTTCCAGCTGATAGTACCTTTAAGGATGAAGATGTTTCAAACTACTTCAG CATGTTTGGACCAGTGCAAGATGTGAGGATCCCATACCAGCAGAAGCGAATGTTTGGTTTTGTTACTTTTGTCCATCCGGAGACTGTGAAACTCATTTTGTCCAGAGGAAATCCCCATTTCATTTGTGATTCGCGTGTGCTTGTTAAGCCCtacaaggaaaaaggaaaagtttCTGATAA GAGGCAACATCTGCAACAGCAATTTGAGAGGGGTAACTTCTCTCCATGTTCAAGCCCTTCAGGGCTTGATTCTAGAGAGTCATATGACCTTCATGTTG GGACAAAGATGTTCTACAATGCACAGGAGATGATGTTGAGAAGAGAACTGGAAGAGCAAGCTGATCTCCAGCAAGCCATTGAATTGCAAAGGAGAAGATTCATGAACTTGCAACTTCCAGACTTTAAGAATGATGGTATTCATCATCACCACTGCAGCCTGTCAGTCGGTGCTTCTGTTCCCTCATCCGACAGCATGAAACAAGAAGTCTCGGAAG TCGGTGGTGATAATACAGCTGTTGCTGTTCCGTTGATCATGAATGCTGCTGAGCTGGAAGAAGTAAAGTCAGCATGTGTTCAGAAAGCCAGGGTTGGAAAGAGCCAAGAGTCTTCCAGCCCCAAAGG ATGTCATGAGAGCAGTGTAGAGCATGCACTTCCTGATAGCCCTTTTGCTTCCCCTAAGAAACCTACTGAAAATAACCTCCCTGAGCGTCCAGCTTTGGTGGAATCAAATGAAAGTTCTGCTTTATGTGCTGCTGCTTCATCCTCTGAAAATGATCCATTACCGCCCATCACTTCCACTAGCAAAATGGCCTCTGTTTAA
- the LOC107891430 gene encoding zinc finger CCCH domain-containing protein 55 isoform X2, producing the protein MDLYDTTNVLFTKIKVLDPENASKVMGYILIQDLADRDLLRLAYGPDSLLHSLVLKAKAYLGLSSNTFSAPSLNPISRPNSSNSNNSQNPLPPSSPTLIPRNGFLEFSKKAPSWCPASSPKSSPFLSYESIRSGSLSVPQRSGDSNTDFIDETQMSDYFSFLNDSSSSKNEDFVGHRRSFSASDACFGTAEEAGGFGGFMGGYKPCLYFARGFCKNGDNCKFSHGLGGLTDNVDVNGAVVGSPSKMDFLYHQHEEIMRMRAAAAHQRLAAAQLMGGASSPLPYEKNMNVLLQHQTDAQRAAALMYGEETCKFSQGRAERNDYFAMGLEEKANSASKQIYLTFPADSTFKDEDVSNYFSMFGPVQDVRIPYQQKRMFGFVTFVHPETVKLILSRGNPHFICDSRVLVKPYKEKGKVSDKRQHLQQQFERGNFSPCSSPSGLDSRESYDLHVGTKMFYNAQEMMLRRELEEQADLQQAIELQRRRFMNLQLPDFKNDGIHHHHCSLSVGASVPSSDSMKQEVSEDVMRAV; encoded by the exons ATGGATCTTTACGACACGACCAACGTTTTGTTCACCAAAATCAAAGTTTTAGACCCTGAAAATGCTTCTAAAGTCATGGGTTACATCCTTATCCAGGACTTGGCTGACAGGGATTTGTTGCGTTTAGCCTATGGCCCTGACTCCCTTCTTCACTCCCTTGTGCTCAAGGCTAAAGCTTACTTAGGTCTTTCCTCAAACACTTTCTCTGCTCCTTCTCTGAACCCGATCTCCAGACCCAACAGCTCCAACTCCAACAATTCTCAAAACCCACTTCCTCCATCATCTCCTACCCTCATTCCCCGAAATGGCTTCTTAGAATTTTCAAAGAAAGCACCTTCTTGGTGTCCTGCTAGCAGCCCCAAGTCAAGTCCTTTTCTTTCTTATGAAAGTATCCGCTCAGGATCTCTCTCAGTTCCTCAAAGGTCTGGGGATAGCAACACTGATTTTATTGACGAGACTCAAATGAGTGATTACTTTTCTTTCTTGAACGATTCTTCCTCTTCTAAGAACGAGGACTTTGTTGGTCATAGAAGGAGCTTTTCTGCAAGTGATGCATGTTTTGGGACTGCTGAAGAAGCTGGTGGATTTGGTGGTTTTATGGGTGGTTATAAGCCTTGTCTTTATTTTGCTAGAGGGTTTTGTAAGAATGGTGATAATTGTAAGTTTTCACATGGTCTTGGTGGTTTAACTGATAATGTTGACGTTAATGGTGCTGTTGTTGGTTCACCTAGTAAAATGGACTTCCTTTATCATCAACATGAGGAAATTATGAGAATGAGGGCTGCTGCTGCTCATCAAAGACTGGCTGCTGCTCAGTTGATGGGTGGTGCTTCTTCTCCCTTGCCTTATGAAAAAAACATGAATGTTCTTCTGCAACACCAAACTGATGCTCAGAG AGCTGCTGCATTGATGTATGGTGAAGAAACTTGCAAGTTTTCCCAGGGCCGAGCTGAGAGGAATGATTATTTCGCAATGGGATTGGAAGAGAAGGCTAACTCAGCTTCTAAACAGATTTACCTTACTTTTCCAGCTGATAGTACCTTTAAGGATGAAGATGTTTCAAACTACTTCAG CATGTTTGGACCAGTGCAAGATGTGAGGATCCCATACCAGCAGAAGCGAATGTTTGGTTTTGTTACTTTTGTCCATCCGGAGACTGTGAAACTCATTTTGTCCAGAGGAAATCCCCATTTCATTTGTGATTCGCGTGTGCTTGTTAAGCCCtacaaggaaaaaggaaaagtttCTGATAA GAGGCAACATCTGCAACAGCAATTTGAGAGGGGTAACTTCTCTCCATGTTCAAGCCCTTCAGGGCTTGATTCTAGAGAGTCATATGACCTTCATGTTG GGACAAAGATGTTCTACAATGCACAGGAGATGATGTTGAGAAGAGAACTGGAAGAGCAAGCTGATCTCCAGCAAGCCATTGAATTGCAAAGGAGAAGATTCATGAACTTGCAACTTCCAGACTTTAAGAATGATGGTATTCATCATCACCACTGCAGCCTGTCAGTCGGTGCTTCTGTTCCCTCATCCGACAGCATGAAACAAGAAGTCTCGGAAG ATGTCATGAGAGCAGTGTAG